Genomic window (Vibrio pomeroyi):
CCTGACATAAGCCTTGAACGTATTGGTCATAACACTCTTCCATTTCTGGCGGAATGATTTGCCATAACAAGCGTTGGCCGGCTAAACGAACAGCCGAACGATAGAACTCATCAAGCAACAACAAGTGCTGTGAAGATCCACAGTTATCACCAGTCATCTCTTCAGAATGGTTCGATCGGAAACGCTGTTCATCCATCAAGAAAAAGTTAGCTTCAACACCTAAGGTTTCAGCCCAGTCGGTAATCAGCAGGCACTTGTTCGTCAAGCTATCACGCGCCGGGCCATCCATATCAGAAGAAACACATACCCAGATATCTAGATCACTTGAGGTGCTTTGACCAATTGAAGAGGTACTACCCATGGTGTAAAGACCAAGGATTGCAGGTTCAGCAGCCTCGGTAAGTGTTCCGCCAAGCGTTAATTCTGTATCAGACACAAATTGCTTTTGGAATTCATTAAGCGTGAAGCTACGAATTCCAAAAGGAACTTGTTGGTCATAGTAACCAGGCATCATTGGATGATTGAAATGAAGAAGTGCGGGGATTAGGTTAAAAACTCGCTGGCCTTGGACATTCATCAACACCAACGCACGATCAATGCGCTGCTGATTTAGATTGTCTAATCGTTGAATCAAAGTCTGAGTGTAAGCCTGCAAGGTAAGTCCTTGGTTTGAGATTAAATGCACTTCTGTTTAGTTACTGAACGAAAGCAGCAACAAAACGTGATCAATTTAACACTTTTACCCCTAATGGTAAAGTAAAGGAACCCGTCATACTGGCCAATTCCTTAATGACAGAAAGTTAAACTCACGGCGCCGTAGTGTCCTCTTTATTGACTATTTCTAATAATAGCCCATGTTTCAAATGAGATACTAATCACACTATTTTGGTGAACTCATGAAAATCTCTCAGCTATCAAAGCATGGAATGATCAAACAGTAAGAATTTTCGCCTCACAATGGTAGGATTAGGCTATTACAGAACCTATATCGGAAACACCATGACAAATTCAGCACCAATCCGTATCGCAACCAGAAAAAGCCCTCTTGCCCTTTGGCAGGCATACTTTGTAAGGGATGCACTGCAAGCTGCTCACCCTGGTTTAGAGGTTGAGTTGGTAACTATGGTGACCAAAGGTGACATAATCCTAGACACACCACTTGCTAAAGTTGGCGGTAAAGGACTGTTCGTTAAAGAACTCGAAGTGGCAATGCTAGAAGGTCGTGCTGACCTTGCGGTTCACTCAATGAAAGATGTACCTGTCGACTTCCCTGAAGGTTTAGGTCTGGTAACGGTCTGTGAACGTGAAGACCCACGTGATGCATTCGTATCAAACACTTACAACAACATTGATGAGCTACCACAAGGTGCTGTCGTAGGAACATGTAGCTTACGTCGTCAATGTCAGCTATTAGAATACCGCCCTGATTTAATCATCAAGGAACTGCGTGGCAACGTGGGTACTCGTCTAGGTAAACTCGATGACGGCCAATACGATGCTATCGTCCTAGCGGCAGCTGGTCTTAAGCGCCTAAAACTTGAAGAGCGTATCCGTAGCTTTATCGAACCAGAACAGTCTCTGCCTGCTGTCGGTCAAGGTGCTGTGGGCATTGAATGTCGTCTTGATGATGAGCGTTTGATTAAGCTTCTTGAGCCACTGAACCACCCAGACACAGCCGATCGCGTGCTTTGCGAACGTGCAATGAACCTAACTCTAGAAGGCGGTTGTCAGGTACCTATCGGTAGCTACTCACTGTTAGATGGCGACAACATCTGGCTGCGCGCACTTGTTGGTGAACCTGATGGTTCTAAGATGGTTCGCGGTGAGATCTCTGGCCCTCGTAAAGATGCTGAAGCACTTGGCGTGACTCTGGCTAATCAATTGCTGGATGACGGTGCGAGAGAAATCTTAACCAAGCTTTACGCAGACCAAGAATAATCATGACAGTGTTGGTAACTCGTCCCGGCTCAGAGGGACAATCGCTTTGCCAACAACTAGCGGATGAAGGGGTTCAAGCAATCCATCATCCGCTTATTCGTATCGTTGATAATCCAGACTCTGCGGATTTAAGCACTCAGCTCAATAACAGCGATATCATAATTGCAGTCAGTCATCATGCTGTGACCGCTGCCCAAAGCATCCTTTCCAAAACCTCATCTATTTGGCCTACTTCGCCGCTTTATCTTGGCGTTGGTCAAAAAACTGCGCACGTTTTAAGCAAAGTCTGTAAACAAAAAGTAAACTATCCTCAAGTTAGTGATAGTGAACATCTTCTTAAACTTACTGAACTTAATGGTGTCGATAATAAATCCATTTTGATACTACGTGGTAATGGTGGGCGTGAGCTCATTAGAGATTCTTTACTCAATCGAGGTGCACAAGTCTCTTATTGTGAGACCTACCGTAGAGAATATATTCCCATTAGCGACCACAATACCTATCAAACATGGGTAAACCAAAATACATCAAAAGTTGTCATCACTAGTCAGGAACAATTGGAGTATCTCTGCTCAATAACCCCTGACGAGTATTTGGCTTGGCTTTCAACAAGACAACTATTTGTCCCAAGTCAGCGCATAGCAGAACGAGCACAACAGCTCGGGTTCTCCAATGTGATTAATACTCAAAGTGCTACGAACCAAATATTACTGGCTGCTCTCCGGCCTTAGCTAGAAACAGGAAATAAGCATGACAAGCAAAAAAAATAATGAGCATATTGAACCTGAAAAGAAACAAGATACTCAGCCAGTAGTTGTTGAAAACGAAAAAGCTGAATCTACAGAGACAAAACAGCCCGAACAAAAACTTGATGCCTCTGCATCAAGTACCACTCAAAATGAACAGTCTCAAGCTGAACATAAAGAGCAAATAGAGAAAGCGGAAAAGCAAGGTAAGCGCGGTGTCAAACTAGGCGCAATTGCGATTGCTATTTCTATTATTTTCAGCGGTGGCATTG
Coding sequences:
- the hemC gene encoding hydroxymethylbilane synthase, with translation MTNSAPIRIATRKSPLALWQAYFVRDALQAAHPGLEVELVTMVTKGDIILDTPLAKVGGKGLFVKELEVAMLEGRADLAVHSMKDVPVDFPEGLGLVTVCEREDPRDAFVSNTYNNIDELPQGAVVGTCSLRRQCQLLEYRPDLIIKELRGNVGTRLGKLDDGQYDAIVLAAAGLKRLKLEERIRSFIEPEQSLPAVGQGAVGIECRLDDERLIKLLEPLNHPDTADRVLCERAMNLTLEGGCQVPIGSYSLLDGDNIWLRALVGEPDGSKMVRGEISGPRKDAEALGVTLANQLLDDGAREILTKLYADQE
- a CDS encoding uroporphyrinogen-III synthase — encoded protein: MTVLVTRPGSEGQSLCQQLADEGVQAIHHPLIRIVDNPDSADLSTQLNNSDIIIAVSHHAVTAAQSILSKTSSIWPTSPLYLGVGQKTAHVLSKVCKQKVNYPQVSDSEHLLKLTELNGVDNKSILILRGNGGRELIRDSLLNRGAQVSYCETYRREYIPISDHNTYQTWVNQNTSKVVITSQEQLEYLCSITPDEYLAWLSTRQLFVPSQRIAERAQQLGFSNVINTQSATNQILLAALRP